The following are encoded together in the Triticum dicoccoides isolate Atlit2015 ecotype Zavitan chromosome 6B, WEW_v2.0, whole genome shotgun sequence genome:
- the LOC119323481 gene encoding uncharacterized protein LOC119323481 isoform X1, which produces MDAAVRRLDGAARCAATSQDFAHQPMANNKKSAARTEARAPPVGRRAGLRLDAQTERFAAEAEGNGLAVFWGVTVMLRERTARFFEPNFCIGIVVSRSSTFGEFTQQAALSIRTTAVRNHIELPEQALEDLQFFVGSDNMCPLPDVSMMEIERKFKGADEVVLMLFLATH; this is translated from the exons GCGCTGCGACGAGCCAGGATTTTGCGCATCAG CCAATGGCGAACAACAAGAAGTCTGCTGCCCGTACTGAAGCTAGGGCTCCACCAGTTGGTAGAAGGGCTGGCCTTCGACTAG ACGCACAGACCGAGCGTTTTGCTGCCGAAGCTGAGGGGAATG GACTCGCGGTTTTCTGGGGAGTTACGGTGATGCTTAGAGAGCGTACTGCCAGGTTCTTTGAACCAAATTTCTGCATTGG AATTGTGGTATCAAGGTCATCTACTTTCGGGGAGTTCACCCAGCAGGCAGCTCTTAGCATCAGGACAACAGCTGTGAGGAATCATATCGAGCTTCCTGAGCAGGCCCTTGAGGATTTACAGTTCTTTGTAGGTTCGGATAACATGTGCCCTCTGCCTG ATGTGTCGATGATGGAGATCGAGCGCAAGTTCAAAGGTGCTGATGAGGTCGTCCTGATGCTGTTCCTGGCCACCCACTGA
- the LOC119323481 gene encoding uncharacterized protein LOC119323481 isoform X2 encodes MDAAVRRLDGAARCAATSQDFAHQPMANNKKSAARTEARAPPVGRRAGLRLDAQTERFAAEAEGNGLAVFWGVTVMLRERTARIVVSRSSTFGEFTQQAALSIRTTAVRNHIELPEQALEDLQFFVGSDNMCPLPDVSMMEIERKFKGADEVVLMLFLATH; translated from the exons GCGCTGCGACGAGCCAGGATTTTGCGCATCAG CCAATGGCGAACAACAAGAAGTCTGCTGCCCGTACTGAAGCTAGGGCTCCACCAGTTGGTAGAAGGGCTGGCCTTCGACTAG ACGCACAGACCGAGCGTTTTGCTGCCGAAGCTGAGGGGAATG GACTCGCGGTTTTCTGGGGAGTTACGGTGATGCTTAGAGAGCGTACTGCCAG AATTGTGGTATCAAGGTCATCTACTTTCGGGGAGTTCACCCAGCAGGCAGCTCTTAGCATCAGGACAACAGCTGTGAGGAATCATATCGAGCTTCCTGAGCAGGCCCTTGAGGATTTACAGTTCTTTGTAGGTTCGGATAACATGTGCCCTCTGCCTG ATGTGTCGATGATGGAGATCGAGCGCAAGTTCAAAGGTGCTGATGAGGTCGTCCTGATGCTGTTCCTGGCCACCCACTGA